A region from the Hydra vulgaris chromosome 10, alternate assembly HydraT2T_AEP genome encodes:
- the LOC100209345 gene encoding chondroitin sulfate N-acetylgalactosaminyltransferase 1 isoform X4, with protein MKTVRSNEPTPFPPHLRDSVERPSRPCCLALKRMTDILRIYMETTQDLREQVAVFQSLNITEQINDLAEQEKKKFAVENCSSYFTNDVKNITKPEKYSLYQTFSNGYFYETFPWHKLEKQNSKSKSYHRNIDFQRAVNFTLKEILKVNKLPSKYFHVENAWMKYDEIHGVEYKISFLFNKTRSFLVEVVKPFGPQILRELTEEPFRQNKELINIIVPVSGRAQRLHEFLENIRIIAKSGENIFLTIVIYGADENDIKKTVKKFSVENNFKSYDILKKNVPFNRGRALHDGIQRWNGYKNVLMFFCDVDIKFDVSFLNRCRQQTVLGKSVYFPILFSLYNPKIVFNGENYSNSKYFEVSENNGIWRTLGYGMVCTYKPDYLAVHGFNLRIQGWGGEDVSLYYRYLKKNYKVIRAPDPNLFHVWHPKLCLKTLSKRQYETCIGSMARYEGSQRQLGILLFANSTINGW; from the exons atgaaaacagtCAG GTCTAATGAACCAACGCCCTTTCCACCTCATCTACGCGATTCAGTAGAGCGACCATCTCGTCCTTGCTGCTTGGCTTTAAAAAGAATGACAGATATTTTAAGGATATATATGGAAACTACCCAAGATTTGCGAGAGCAAGTTGCAGTGTTTCAAAGTTTGAATATAACAGAACAAATCAATGATCTTGCcgagcaagaaaaaaaaaagtttgccgTAGAAAATTGCAGTAGTTATTTTACTAATGATGTAAAAAACATAACGAAACCAGAAAAGTACTCTTTATACCAGACCTTCTCAAATGgctatttttatgaaacttttccTTGGcataaattagaaaaacaaaattccAAGTCTAAAAGTTATCACCGAAATATTGATTTTCAACGAGCTGTCAACTTTaccttaaaagaaattttaaaagtaaataaattaccaTCAAAGTACTTCCATGTTGAAAATGCGTGGATGAAATATGATGAAATACACGGAGTcgaatataaaataagttttctttttaacaaaactcGTTCATTTTTAGTCGAGGTTGTAAAACCGTTTGGCCCTCAAATTTTACGCGAGCTTACAGAAGAACCTTTCCGTCAAAATAAAGAACTAATTAATATTATAGTTCCAGTGTCTGGGCGAGCTCAACGCCTGCAcgaatttttagaaaatattcgAATTATTGCTAAAAGTggagaaaatatatttttaactattgtaatatatGGAGCAGatgaaaatgatattaaaaaaacagtgaAAAAATTTAGTgtagaaaataactttaaaagttatgatatattaaagaaaaacgtTCCATTTAATCGAGGACGCGCTTTGCACGATGGTATACAACGGTGGAACGGTTATAAAAACgttcttatgtttttttgtgaTGTAGACATCAAATTTGatgtatcatttttaaatagatGTCGCCAGCAAACTGTTTTGGGAAAATCTGTTTACTTTCCTATTTTGTTTAGCTTGTATAAtccaaaaattgtatttaatggAGAGAACTATtcaaattctaaatattttgaagtttcagAAAATAATGGTATATGGAGAACTTTGGGCTATGGAATGGTTTGTACTTATAAACCGGATTATTTAGCTGTACATGGATTCAATCTTCGTATACAAGGATGGGGTGGAGAAGACGTTAGCTTATATTATag gtatttaaaaaaaaactataaggTTATTAGAGCTCCAGATCCCAATCTTTTCCATGTTTGGCACCCAAAGTTATGTCTTAAAACACTGAGTAAGCGACAATATGAAACATGTATTGGTTCCATGGCAAGATACGAAGGATCTCAGAGACAGCTAGGAATTTTGCTTTTTGCTAACTCCACTATCAATGGGtggtaa
- the LOC100209345 gene encoding chondroitin sulfate N-acetylgalactosaminyltransferase 1 isoform X5, whose amino-acid sequence MTDILRIYMETTQDLREQVAVFQSLNITEQINDLAEQEKKKFAVENCSSYFTNDVKNITKPEKYSLYQTFSNGYFYETFPWHKLEKQNSKSKSYHRNIDFQRAVNFTLKEILKVNKLPSKYFHVENAWMKYDEIHGVEYKISFLFNKTRSFLVEVVKPFGPQILRELTEEPFRQNKELINIIVPVSGRAQRLHEFLENIRIIAKSGENIFLTIVIYGADENDIKKTVKKFSVENNFKSYDILKKNVPFNRGRALHDGIQRWNGYKNVLMFFCDVDIKFDVSFLNRCRQQTVLGKSVYFPILFSLYNPKIVFNGENYSNSKYFEVSENNGIWRTLGYGMVCTYKPDYLAVHGFNLRIQGWGGEDVSLYYRYLKKNYKVIRAPDPNLFHVWHPKLCLKTLSKRQYETCIGSMARYEGSQRQLGILLFANSTINGW is encoded by the exons ATGACAGATATTTTAAGGATATATATGGAAACTACCCAAGATTTGCGAGAGCAAGTTGCAGTGTTTCAAAGTTTGAATATAACAGAACAAATCAATGATCTTGCcgagcaagaaaaaaaaaagtttgccgTAGAAAATTGCAGTAGTTATTTTACTAATGATGTAAAAAACATAACGAAACCAGAAAAGTACTCTTTATACCAGACCTTCTCAAATGgctatttttatgaaacttttccTTGGcataaattagaaaaacaaaattccAAGTCTAAAAGTTATCACCGAAATATTGATTTTCAACGAGCTGTCAACTTTaccttaaaagaaattttaaaagtaaataaattaccaTCAAAGTACTTCCATGTTGAAAATGCGTGGATGAAATATGATGAAATACACGGAGTcgaatataaaataagttttctttttaacaaaactcGTTCATTTTTAGTCGAGGTTGTAAAACCGTTTGGCCCTCAAATTTTACGCGAGCTTACAGAAGAACCTTTCCGTCAAAATAAAGAACTAATTAATATTATAGTTCCAGTGTCTGGGCGAGCTCAACGCCTGCAcgaatttttagaaaatattcgAATTATTGCTAAAAGTggagaaaatatatttttaactattgtaatatatGGAGCAGatgaaaatgatattaaaaaaacagtgaAAAAATTTAGTgtagaaaataactttaaaagttatgatatattaaagaaaaacgtTCCATTTAATCGAGGACGCGCTTTGCACGATGGTATACAACGGTGGAACGGTTATAAAAACgttcttatgtttttttgtgaTGTAGACATCAAATTTGatgtatcatttttaaatagatGTCGCCAGCAAACTGTTTTGGGAAAATCTGTTTACTTTCCTATTTTGTTTAGCTTGTATAAtccaaaaattgtatttaatggAGAGAACTATtcaaattctaaatattttgaagtttcagAAAATAATGGTATATGGAGAACTTTGGGCTATGGAATGGTTTGTACTTATAAACCGGATTATTTAGCTGTACATGGATTCAATCTTCGTATACAAGGATGGGGTGGAGAAGACGTTAGCTTATATTATag gtatttaaaaaaaaactataaggTTATTAGAGCTCCAGATCCCAATCTTTTCCATGTTTGGCACCCAAAGTTATGTCTTAAAACACTGAGTAAGCGACAATATGAAACATGTATTGGTTCCATGGCAAGATACGAAGGATCTCAGAGACAGCTAGGAATTTTGCTTTTTGCTAACTCCACTATCAATGGGtggtaa
- the LOC100209345 gene encoding uncharacterized protein LOC100209345 isoform X3, with protein sequence MRGLNCLKLRSGFGSTIWLGLKIVVIVLLCLGILHMILKTKITTNSVIRTRNSADSGFLSSWSCELNKRMLQELQREIEEKDKLLKYRGKVIASLRTLVQDLNATNKVLTNTLTNLTEVLVAKNFSNNLMHENKQKDSFYLRSNEPTPFPPHLRDSVERPSRPCCLALKRMTDILRIYMETTQDLREQVAVFQSLNITEQINDLAEQEKKKFAVENCSSYFTNDVKNITKPEKYSLYQTFSNGYFYETFPWHKLEKQNSKSKSYHRNIDFQRAVNFTLKEILKVNKLPSKYFHVENAWMKYDEIHGVEYKISFLFNKTRSFLVEVVKPFGPQILRELTEEPFRQNKELINIIVPVSGRAQRLHEFLENIRIIAKSGENIFLTIVIYGADENDIKKTVKKFSVENNFKSYDILKKNVPFNRGRALHDGIQRWNGYKNVLMFFCDVDIKFDVSFLNRCRQQTVLGKSVYFPILFSLYNPKIVFNGENYSNSKYFEVSENNGIWRTLGYGMVCTYKPDYLAVHGFNLRIQGWGGEDVSLYYRYLKKNYKVIRAPDPNLFHVWHPKLCLKTLSKRQYETCIGSMARYEGSQRQLGILLFANSTINGW encoded by the exons ATGCGTGGATTAAATTGCTTGAAATTGAGAAGTGGCTTTGGTTCAACAATCTGGTTAGGACTGAAAATAGTAGTTATAGTGTTATTATGCTTAGGAATACTACACATGATTCTGAAGACAAAAATAACCACAAACTCTGTGATTAGAACTCGAAACTCAGCTGATTCGGGATTTCTTTCGAGCTGGAGTTGTGAACTTAATAAACGTATGCTTCAAGAATTACAACGCGAAATTGAAGAAAAAGACAAACTGCTCAAATACCGCGGTAAGGTAATTGCGAGTTTGCGAACTCTAGTGCAAGATTTGAACGCAACCAACAAAGTGTTGACAAACACTTTAACAAATCTCACTGAGGTTTTGgttgcaaaaaacttttcaaacaatttaatgcatgaaaataaacaaaaagattcGTTTTATTTAAGGTCTAATGAACCAACGCCCTTTCCACCTCATCTACGCGATTCAGTAGAGCGACCATCTCGTCCTTGCTGCTTGGCTTTAAAAAGAATGACAGATATTTTAAGGATATATATGGAAACTACCCAAGATTTGCGAGAGCAAGTTGCAGTGTTTCAAAGTTTGAATATAACAGAACAAATCAATGATCTTGCcgagcaagaaaaaaaaaagtttgccgTAGAAAATTGCAGTAGTTATTTTACTAATGATGTAAAAAACATAACGAAACCAGAAAAGTACTCTTTATACCAGACCTTCTCAAATGgctatttttatgaaacttttccTTGGcataaattagaaaaacaaaattccAAGTCTAAAAGTTATCACCGAAATATTGATTTTCAACGAGCTGTCAACTTTaccttaaaagaaattttaaaagtaaataaattaccaTCAAAGTACTTCCATGTTGAAAATGCGTGGATGAAATATGATGAAATACACGGAGTcgaatataaaataagttttctttttaacaaaactcGTTCATTTTTAGTCGAGGTTGTAAAACCGTTTGGCCCTCAAATTTTACGCGAGCTTACAGAAGAACCTTTCCGTCAAAATAAAGAACTAATTAATATTATAGTTCCAGTGTCTGGGCGAGCTCAACGCCTGCAcgaatttttagaaaatattcgAATTATTGCTAAAAGTggagaaaatatatttttaactattgtaatatatGGAGCAGatgaaaatgatattaaaaaaacagtgaAAAAATTTAGTgtagaaaataactttaaaagttatgatatattaaagaaaaacgtTCCATTTAATCGAGGACGCGCTTTGCACGATGGTATACAACGGTGGAACGGTTATAAAAACgttcttatgtttttttgtgaTGTAGACATCAAATTTGatgtatcatttttaaatagatGTCGCCAGCAAACTGTTTTGGGAAAATCTGTTTACTTTCCTATTTTGTTTAGCTTGTATAAtccaaaaattgtatttaatggAGAGAACTATtcaaattctaaatattttgaagtttcagAAAATAATGGTATATGGAGAACTTTGGGCTATGGAATGGTTTGTACTTATAAACCGGATTATTTAGCTGTACATGGATTCAATCTTCGTATACAAGGATGGGGTGGAGAAGACGTTAGCTTATATTATag gtatttaaaaaaaaactataaggTTATTAGAGCTCCAGATCCCAATCTTTTCCATGTTTGGCACCCAAAGTTATGTCTTAAAACACTGAGTAAGCGACAATATGAAACATGTATTGGTTCCATGGCAAGATACGAAGGATCTCAGAGACAGCTAGGAATTTTGCTTTTTGCTAACTCCACTATCAATGGGtggtaa